One genomic window of Choloepus didactylus isolate mChoDid1 chromosome 27, mChoDid1.pri, whole genome shotgun sequence includes the following:
- the CIC gene encoding protein capicua homolog isoform X5 has product MKPMKKACTSLPGPGSGSKSPPATRAKALRRRGAGESDKPEEEDDGAQQQQQPQPGPEEAEEGEEEEAEQGPGAEEPPPELHPDEPAPGPAEDPKGEGEAGRWEPSLSRKTATFKSRAPKKKYVEEHGAGGSGAAGAPEELARTPEEASALGLPPRPPASTRSSSTDTASEHSADLEDEPAEGCGPGPWPPVGTSGGYDLRQLRSQRVLARRGDGLFLPAVVRQVRRSQDLGVQFPGDRALTFFDGGPGGGVDVVLDATPPPGALTVGTAVCTCVEPSVAAYREGVVVEVAAKPAAYKVRLRPGPLSQPGLPPPLPQPPQPPHREPEEAVWVARSSLRLLRPLWEPEALPRKPPVGLEVEQVEAGATLPPCPTALDLKQPEDVEVSKISFGSNLGACEEGEGKHLPTLGTPALLPLPPPQLLSPPPKSPAFAGPGRPGEQPSPCQEGSQGGSRSSSVASLEKGVVPAARARTPLTAAQQKYKKGDVVCTPNGIRKKFNGKQWRRLCSRDGCMKESQRRGYCSRHLSMRTKEMEGLADSGPGGAGRPAGVAAREGSAEFDWGDETSRDSEASSVAARGDSRPRLVAPADLSRFEFDECEAAVMLVSLGSSRSGTPSFSPVSTQSPFSPAPSPSPSPLFGFRPANFSPINASPVIQRTAVRSRHLSASTPKAGVLTPPDLGPHPPPPAPRERHSSGILPTFQTNLTFTVPISPGRRKTELLPHPGVLGAPGTGAGGAPPDFPKSDSLDSGVDAVSHTPNPSTPAGFRAVSPAVPFSRSRQPSPLLLLPPPAGLTSDPGPSVRRVPAVQRDSPVIVRNPDVPLPSKFPGEVGTASETRAGGPGRGCRETPMPPGGSSGKPGLPPPLPAPVPITVPPAAPTAVAQPMPTFGLASSPFQPVAFHPSPAALLPVLVPSSYTSHPAPKKEVIMGRPGTVWTNVEPRSVAVFPWHSLVPFLAPSQPDPSVQPSEAQQPASHPVASNQSKEPAESAAVAHEQPLGGTGNADPGRPPGATCPESPGPGPPHTLGVVETGKGPTPTTEEDIPGPPGEPRLDSETESDHDDAFLSVLSPEIQLPLPPGKRRTQSLSALPKERDSSSEKDGRSPNKREKDHIRRPMNAFMIFSKRHRALVHQRHPNQDNRTVSKILGEWWYALGPKEKQKYHDLAFQVKEAHFKAHPDWKWCNKDRKKSSSEAKPPSLGLAGGHKETRERSMSETGTAAAPGVSSELLSMAAQTLLSSEPKAPGSGSCGAERLHTVGGPSSARPRAFSHSGVHSLDSGEADSQALQELTQMVSGPASYSGPKPSTQYGAPGPFAAPGEGGSLAASGRPPLLPTRASRSQRTASEDMTSDEERMVICEEEGDDDVIADDGFSTTDIDLKCKERVTDSESGDSSGEDPEGSKGFGWKVFSPVIRSSFAHCRPSLDPEPPGPADPPAAFGKGYGPTPPPLSSSSPATASPSVATSFSLGPGSFKAQESGQPSPVGPLRPPPPAAGGPATPSKTTRFLPADPATFRRKRPESMGSLEPPGPSVIAAPPSGGGSILQTLVLPSNKEEREGSGARMPSAPSLAFGAPAGPLSRPAATMVTNVVRPVSSTPVPIASKPFPTSGRAEASPNDAAGARTETGPGARGAGGSPLGVSLVYSDKKSAASASPAPHLVAGPLLGTVGKAPATVTNLLVGTPGYGPSAPPAVQFIAQGTPGSGATAGSGAGAGSGPNGPVPLGILQPGALGKAGGITQVQYILPTLPQQLQVAPAPAPGTKAAVSSGPAPTAGIRFTLPPGASTNGKVLAATAPTPGIPILQSVPSAPPSKAQSVSPVQAPPPGGSAQLLPGKVLVPLAAPGMSVRGGGAGQPLPLVSPPFSVPVQNGAQPPSKIIQLTPVPVSTPSGLVPPLSPATLPGPTSQPQKVLLPSSTRITYVQSAGGHALPLGTSPTSSQAGTVSSYGPTSSVALGFTSLGPSGPAFVQPLLSGQAPLLAPGQVGVSPVPSPQLPPTCAAPGGPVITAFYPGSPAPTSSAPLAQPSQAPPGLVYTVAASTTSPATILPKGPPAPATATAAPTSPFPSATGSMTYSLVAPKVQRPPPKAPQKVKAAIASIPVGSFEAGAPGRPGPAPRQPLEPGPACEPTAPESELEGQPTTPAPPPASETWTPAAQSSPPPPPAEERTGSKGPETAASKFPSSSSDWRVPGLGLESRGEPPTPPSPAPAAAPAPGSSSEGGSGRAAGEPPERKEAAGTGKKLKVRPPPLKKTFDSVDNRVLSEVDFEERFAELPEFRPEEVLPSPTLQSLATSPRAILGSYRKKRKNSTDLDSAPEDPTSPKRKMRRRSSCSSEPNTPKSAKCEGDIFTFDRTGTEAEDVLGELEYEKVPYSSLRRTLDQRRALVMQLFQDHGFFPSAQATAAFQARYADIFPSKVCLQLKIREVRQKIMQAATPTEQPPGAEAPLPGPPPTGTAAAPVPTPSPAGGPDPTSPGSDSGTAPVAPSLPPPPELGSGQPGWEGAPQPSPPPAGPSTAATGR; this is encoded by the exons ATGAAGCCAATGAAGAAGGCGTGCACCAGCCTCCCGGGTCCTGGTAGTGGCAGCAAGTCGCCCCCAGCCACCAGGGCCAAGGCTCTGAGGCGGCGAGGGGCCGGGGAGAGCGACAAGCCAGAGGAGGAAGACGACGGggcacagcagcagcagcagccgcagCCGGGGCCGGAAGAAGCTGAGGAGGGCgaggaagaagaggctgagcAGGGCCCAGGGGCTGAGGAGCCTCCCCCAGAGCTGCACCCTGATGAGCCGGCTCCAGGCCCAGCCGAGGACCCCAAGGGCGAAGGGGAGGCAGGCCGCTGGGAGCCTTCCCTCAGCCGCAAGACGGCCACGTTCAAGTCCAGAGCACCCAAGAAGAAGTACGTGGAAGAGCACGGGGCAGGTGGCAGCGGGGCAGCCGGGGCGCCCGAAGAGCTGGCACGGACCCCCGAGGAGGCCAGCGCCCTGGGTCTGCCTCCCCGGCCGCCTGCCTCCACCCGCTCCTCCTCCACGGACACGGCCAGCGAGCACTCGGCCGACCTGGAGGATGAGCCAGCCGAGGGCTGCGGGCCGGGCCCATGGCCCCCCGTTGGCACCAGTGGCGGCTACGACCTGCGGCAGCTGCGGTCCCAGCGGGTGCTGGCTCGGCGAGGTGATGGCCTCTTTCTGCCAGCCGTGGTCCGCCAAGTGCGCAGAAGCCAGGACCTGGGCGTGCAGTTCCCAGGAGACCGGGCCTTGACTTTCTTCGATGGCGGGCCGGGCGGCGGCGTGGACGTGGTGTTGGATGCCACGCCGCCACCAGGTGCACTGACGGTGGGCACGGCCGTCTGTACCTGCGTGGAGCCCAGCGTGGCGGCCTAccgggagggggtggtggtggaagtgGCTGCCAAGCCGGCTGCCTACAAGGTCCGCCTCAGGCCTGGCCCGCTCTCCCAGCCgggcctgccccctcccctcccacagcCCCCGCAGCCCCCACACCGGGAGCCCGAGGAGGCCGTGTGGGTGGCCCGCTCCAGCCTGCGCCTGCTGCGGCCTCTCTGGGAGCCCGAGGCCCTGCCACGGAAGCCCCCCGTGGGCCTCGAGGTGGAGCAGGTGGAGGCAGGGGCCACTCTGCCCCCCTGCCCCACTGCTCTGGACCTCAAGCAGCCCGAGGATGTGGAGGTATCCAAGATCAGCTTTGGCAGCAACCTGGGGGCTTGCGAGGAAGGCGAGGGGAAGCACCTGCCCACCCTGGGcaccccagccctgctcccactgcccccaccccagctcctgtCGCCACCACCCAAGTCCCCGGCTTTTGCAGGACCCGGCCGCCCTGGCGAGCAGCCCTCGCCCTGCCAGGAGGGCAGCCAGGGTGGCAGCCGCAGCAGCAGCGTGGCCTCTCTGGAGAAGGGCGTGGTGCCGGCGGCTCGGGCTCGCACCCCACTGACAGCCGCCCAGCAGAAGTACAAGAAGGGTGACGTGGTCTGCACGCCCAACGGGATCCGCAAGAAGTTCAACGGCAAGCAGTGGCGCCGGCTGTGCTCGCGGGACGGCTGCATGAAGGAGTCGCAGCGGCGGGGCTACTGCTCGCGCCACCTGTCCATGCGGACCAAGGAGATGGAGGGCCTGGCGGACAGCGGGCCAGGCGGGGCCGGGCGGCCAGCTGGCGTGGCAGCCCGCGAGGGCAGTGCCGAGTTCGACTGGGGTGACGAGACGTCGCGGGACAGTGAGGCCAGCAGCGTGGCAGCCCGGGGAGACTCTCGCCCACGCCTGGTGGCCCCGGCCGACCTGTCCCGCTTTGAGTTCGACGAGTGCGAGGCGGCCGTGATGCTGGTGTCGCTGGGCAGCTCGCGGTCGGGCACACCCTCCTTCTCGCCCGTCTCCACGCAGTCGCCCTTCTCACCAGCTCCATCACCCTCACCCTCGCCACTCTTTGGCTTCCGCCCCGCCAACTTCAGCCCCATCAATGCCTCCCCGGTCATCCAGCGCACCGCTGTCCGCAGCCGCCACCTGAGCGCCAGCACTCCCAAGGCAGGTGTGCTGACACCGCCGGACCTGGGCCCCCATCCGCCGCCGCCGGCCCCCCGAGAGCGCCACTCCTCCGGCATCCTCCCCACCTTCCAGACCAACCTGACCTTCACCGTGCCCATCAGCCCTGGGCGGCGGAAGACAGAGCTGCTGCCCCACCCAGGGGTGTTGGGGGCTCCCGGCACAGGGGCTGGAGGAGCCCCCCCAGACTTCCCCAAGAGTGACAGCCTGGACTCCGGGGTGGACGCAGTGTCTCACACACCTAACCCCTCCACGCCAGCTGGCTTCCGGGCTGTGTCACCCGCCGTGCCCTTCTCCCGTTCCCGCCAGCCCTCGCCACTGCTGCTGTTGCCCCCACCAGCTGGCCTAACCTCAGATCCAGGGCCCTCTGTGCGCAGAGTGCCTGCCGTGCAGCGGGACTCCCCTGTCATTGTCCGCAATCCGGATGTGCCGCTGCCCTCCAAGTTCCCTGGCGAGGTGGGCACTGCCAGTGAGACCCGGGCTGGGGGACCTGGGCGGGGCTGCCGCGAGACCCCGATGCCCCCTGGGGGGTCCAGTGGGAAGCCTGGCCTGCCCCCGCCTCTGCCGGCCCCCGTGCCCATCACCGTGCCTCCAGCCGCGCCGACTGCCGTGGCCCAGCCGATGCCCACCTTTGGCCTGGCTTCTTCGCCCTTCCAGCCTGTGGCCTTCCACCCCTCACCTGCCGCCCTGCTGCCTGTCCTGGTGCCCAGCAGCTACACCAGCCATCCCGCCCCCAAGAAGGAAGTCATCATGGGCCGTCCCGGGACAG TGTGGACGAATGTGGAACCTCGTTCTGTGGCCGTGTTTCCCTGGCACTCCTTAGTCCCCTTCCTGGCCCCCAGCCAGCCTGACCCCTCCGTGCAGCCAAGTGAGGCCCAGCAACCTGCCAGCCACCCTGTGGCCTCCAACCAGAGCAAAG AACCTGCTGAATCAGCAGCTGTTGCTCATGAGCAGCCACTGGGCGGGACAGGGAATGCTGATCCTGGGCGGCCCCCTGGAGCCACATGCCCTGAGAGTCCGGGACCTGGACCCCCTCACACTTTGGGGGTGGTGGAAACTGGCAAGGGTCCCACACCCACTACTGAGGAGGATATCCCCGGACCCCCAGGAGAGCCCCGGCTGGACAGTGAGACAGAGAGTGATCATGATGATGC CTTTCTCTCCGTCCTGTCTCCTGAGATCCAGTTGCCTCTGCCACCTGGAAAACGCCGGACCCAGTCCCTCAGTGCCCTGCCCAAGGAACGGGACTCATCTTCTGAGAAGGATGGACGCAGCCCCAACAAG CGGGAGAAAGACCATATCCGGCGACCCATGAACGCCTTCATGATCTTCAGTAAGCGGCACCGTGCCCTGGTCCACCAGCGTCACCCCAACCAGGACAACCGGACCGTCAGCAAGATCCTGGGCGAGTGGTGGTATGCCCTCGGGCCCAAGGAGAAGCAGAAGTACCATGATCTGGCCTTCCAG GTGAAGGAGGCCCACTTCAAGGCCCACCCAGACTGGAAGTGGTGCAACAAGGACCGGAAGAAGTCCAGCTCAGAAGCCAAGCCTCCGAGCCTGGGGCTGGCAGGAGGGCACAAGGAGACGCGGGAGCGGAGCATGTCAGAGACAGGCACGGCTGCCGCCCCTGGAG TGTCCTCAGAGCTCCTGTCCATGGCAGCCCAGACACTCTTGAGCTCGGAACCCAAGGCTCCAGGGAGTGGCTCCTGTGGGGCAGAACGGCTGCACACAGTCGGGGGACCCAGCTCAGCCCGGCCCCGAGCCTTCTCCCACAGTGGGGTGCACAGCTTGGACAGCGGGGAAGCAGACAGCCAAGCACTGCAGGAACTGACTCAG ATGGTGTCCGGCCCTGCATCCTACTCTGGCCCAAAGCCTTCCACCCAGTATGGGGCTCCAGGCCCCTTTGCAGCCCCCGGCGAGGGGGGTTCCCTGGCGGCCAGTGGGCGGCCCCCACTGCTGCCCACCCGAGCTTCTCGTTCCCAACGCACAGCCAGTGAGGACATGACCAGTGATGAGGAACGCATGGTCATCTGTGAGGAGGAAGGGGACGACGATGTCATTG CTGACGATGGCTTCAGCACCACTGACATTGATCTCAAGTGCAAGGAGAGGGTGACCGACAGCGAGAGTGGCGACAGCTCCGGGGAGGACCCAGAGGGCAGTAAG GGCTTTGGCTGGAAGGTGTTCTCGCCTGTGATCCGTTCCTCTTTTGCCCACTGTCGTCCGTCACTGGACCCCGAGCCCCCGGGGCCCGCAGATCCACCTGCTGCCTTTGGCAAAGGCTACGGCCCCACTCCACCCCCTTTGTCCTCGTCCTCACCTGCCACTGCCTCACCCTCTGTGGCCACCTCCTTCTCACTGGGCCCAGGAAGCTTCAAGGCCCAGGAGTCAGGTCAGCCCAGCCCAGTGGGCCCATTGCGTCCACCACCCCCTGCAGCTGGAGGCCCAGCGACACCTTCCAAGACCACCCGGTTCCTCCCAGCGGATCCTGCCACCTTCCGGCGCAAGAGACCTGAGAGCATGGGGAGTCTGGAGCCACCAGGCCCCTCAGTCATTGCAGCACCTCCCAGCGGGGGAGGGAGCATCCTGCAGACCCTGGTCCTGCCCTCAAACAAGGAGGAGCGGGAGGGCAGTGGGGCCCGCATGCCCTCGGCCCCATCGCTGGCTTTCGGGGCCCCAGCAGGCCCCCTGTCTCGTCCAGCTGCCACCATGGTCACCAATGTGGTGCGGCCTGTCAGCAGCACTCCTGTGCCCATTGCCTCAAAGCCCTTTCCCACCTCTGGCCGGGCTGAGGCCTCCCCAAATGATGCAGCAGGGGCAAGGACTGAGACGGGCCCAGGGGCCCGGGGAGCTGGGGGCTCTCCGCTGGGCGTCAGCTTAGTGTACTCGGACAAGAAGTCAGCAGCGTCTGCCTCACCAGCCCCACACCTGGTGGCTGGGCCCTTACTGGGCACTGTAGGGAAGGCACCTGCCACCGTCACCAACTTGCTGGTGGGCACCCCAGGCTATGGGCCCTCTGCACCCCCTGCCGTCCAGTTCATTGCCCAGGGAACTCCTGGCAGTGGAGCCACTGCGGGCTCAGGAGCAGGTGCTGGGAGTGGCCCAAATGGGCCAGTGCCTTTGGGCATCCTGCAGCCAGGTGCCCTGGGCAAGGCTGGTGGCATCACCCAGGTGCAGTACATCCTGCCCACGCTGCCCCAGCAGCTTCAGGTGGCACCTGCACCTGCCCCTGGGACCAAGGCAGCGGTTTCCAGCGGCCCTGCACCCACCGCCGGCATCCGTTTCACCCTCCCACCGGGCGCCTCCACCAACGGCAAGGTCCTGGCTGCCACTGCACCCACTCCTGGCATCCCCATCCTGCAGTCTGTGCCCTCCGCCCCACCCTCCAAAG CCCAGTCGGTTTCTCCCGtgcaggccccgcccccgggtGGCTCCGCCCAGCTGCTGCCAGGGAAGGTACTAGTGCCTCTGGCGGCCCCTGGCATGTCGGTGCGGGGTGGAGGGGCCGGCCAGCCACTGCCCCTGGTGAGCCCACCCTTCTCAGTACCAGTGCAGAATGGTGCCCAGCCACCCAGCAAG ATCATCCAGCTGACCCCTGTGCCTGTGAGCACACCCAGCGGCCTGGTGCCGCCCCTCAGCCCAGCCACGCTGCCTGGACCCACCTCTCAGCCCCAGAAGGTCCTGCTGCCTTCCTCCACCAG AATCACCTATGTGCAGTCAGCAGGCGGGCATGCACTGCCCCTGGGCACCAGCCCTACGTCCAGCCAGGCTGGAACGGTCTCCTCATATGGGCCCACAAGCTCGGTAGCCCTTGGCTTCACCTCACTGGGGCCCAGCGGCCCCGCCTTCGTGCAGCCCCTGCTGTCAG GCCAAGCCCCACTGTTGGCTCCTGGCCAGGTGGGCGTGTCACCTGTGCCCAGTCCCCAGCTTCCTCCCACATGTGCAGCCCCTGGAGGTCCCGTCATCACAGCATTTTACCCCGGCAGCCCTGCACCCACCTCCTCAGCACCCCTGGCCCAGCCATCCCAGGCACCCCCAGGCCTGGTCTACACTGTGGCTGCCAGCACCACCTCACCTGCCACCATCCTGCCCAAGGGCCCACCGGCCCCCGCCACTGCCACCGCAGCCCCCACCAGCCCCTTCCCTAGTGCCACAG GCTCCATGACCTACAGCTTAGTGGCTCCCAAGGTCCAGCGGCCACCCCCCAAGGCCCCCCAGAAAGTGAAGGCAGCCATTGCCAGCATTCCCGTGGGCTCCTTTGAGGCAGGTGCCCCTGGGCGGCCTGGCCCTGCACCCCGGCAGCCCCTGGAGCCTGGCCCAGCCTGCGAGCCAACAGCCCCAGAGTCTGAGCTGGAGGGGCAGCCTACAACACCAGCCCCCCCACCAGCCTCGGAAACCTGGACTCCTGCGGCCCAGAGCAGCCCACCACCCCCACCTGCGGAGGAGCGGACGGGCTCTAAGGGCCCTGAGACGGCG GCCAGCAAATTCCCCAGCTCCTCTTCAGACTGGCGCGTCCCTGGGCTGGGCCTGGAGAGCCGGGGGGAgcctcccacccctcccagcccagccccagctgcagccccagcccctggcagcagCAGCGAGGGCGGCAGCGGGAGGGCAGCTGGGGAGCCCCCTGAGCGCAAGGAGGCTGCTGGTACCGGCAAGAAGCTGAAGGTGCGGCCCCCGCCCCTGAAGAAGACCTTTGACTCTGTGGACAA CAGGGTCCTGTCTGAGGTGGACTTCGAGGAGCGCTTTGCTGAGCTGCCTGAATTTCGGCCTGAGGAGGTGCTGCCCTCGCCCACCCTGCAGTCTTTGGCCACCTCGCCCCGGGCCATCCTGGGCTCCTATCGCAAGAAGCGGAAGAACTCCACTG ACCTAGACTCGGCCCCTGAGGACCCCACCTCGCCCAAGCGCAAGATGAGGAGACGCTCCAGCTGCAGCTCGGAGCCCAACACCCCCAAGAGCGCCAAGTGTGAGGGGGACATCTTCACCTTCGACCGGACAG GTACAGAAGCGGAGGATGTGCTTGGGGAGCTGGAATACGAGAAGGTGCCATACTCCTCGCTGCGGCGCACCCTGGACCAGCGCCGGGCCCTAGTCATGCAGCTCTTCCAGGACCACGGCTTCTTCCCTTCAG cccaggccacGGCAGCCTTCCAGGCCCGCTACGCAGACATCTTCCCCTCCAAGGTTTGTCTGCAGCTGAAGATCCGCGAGGTGCGCCAAAAGATCATGCAGGCGGCCACTCCCACGGAGCAGCCACCCGGAGCTGAGGCCCCCCTCCCCGGACCGCCCCCTACTGGCACCGCTGCTGCCCCTGTCCCGACTCCCAGCCCTGCTGGGGGCCCTGACCCCACTTCACCTGGCTCGGACTCTGGCACGGCCCCAGTCGCCCCGTCACTGCCTCCCCCCCCAGAGCTGGGGTCTGGACAGCCTGGCTGGGAGGGggccccccagccctccccaccaCCCGCTGGCCCCTCCACAGCTGCCACAGGCAGGTGA